From one Rosa rugosa chromosome 4, drRosRugo1.1, whole genome shotgun sequence genomic stretch:
- the LOC133746162 gene encoding ent-kaurenoic acid oxidase-like gives MEISLGVWVALVLGGLPFWGLLLWWWNEFWYVLPLKLRGSSTGAKLPPGHLGFPFIGEMLSFLWYFKIVCHPDEFINAKRAKYGDGVGMYRTHMFGKPSIITCLPEINKLVFQSEENFPLNWPNVDIVGSSSLVAVHGSSHARLRSYVVNVINKPDALRRIAGLVQPRIVAALESWALKGRIKAYDESKKVTFENIGKLFVSLEPGPLLDTIDKLFEGVVKGIRAQPFNVPGSAYHHALQCRRKLEAIFRVELEKKKFRKEAVTTDLMDGLMQITDDEGDKLSDKEVIDNIVSLVIAGYASTALSAMWAIFYLAKYPNVFKKLREENMIVSQNKNGEFITSDDVSKMKYTNKVVEEIIRLANIAAFVFRSVTKEIEYKGYIIPKNWNMLVWVRYLHTNSEHFDDPMCFKPDRWNNPAKPGTYQVFGGGSRICAGNMLVRLQLAILLHHLSVGYKWKLLNPNASMNYLPHPRPVDNVEVTFSKI, from the exons ATGGAGATCTCTTTGGGGGTATGGGTGGCCTTGGTTCTGGGAGGTTTGCCATTTTGGGGGTTGTTGTTGTGGTGGTGGAATGAGTTCTGGTATGTGCTTCCTCTTAAGTTGCGCGGGTCTTCGACTGGCGCCAAATTGCCTCCAGGTCACCTGGGTTTTCCATTTATTGGTGAAATGCTCAGTTTCTTGTGGTATTTCAAAATTGTTTGCCATCCTGATGAGTTTATCAATGCCAAGAGAGCAAA GTACGGTGATGGAGTAGGAATGTACAGAACACACATGTTCGGAAAGCCATCCATCATAACCTGCTTACCGGAGATCAACAAATTAGTATTCCAATCAGAGGAGAACTTTCCCCTAAATTGGCCTAATGTTGATATTGTAGGTTCTAGTTCTTTGGTAGCAGTTCATGGAAGCTCCCATGCAAGGCTTAGAAGCTACGTCGTGAATGTCATTAACAAACCTGATGCTCTGCGCCGCATTGCCGGACTAGTTCAGCCACGAATAGTGGCTGCATTGGAGTCATGGGCACTCAAAGGTAGAATAAAAGCATATGATGAATCTAAGAAG GTAACATTTGAAAATATTGGAAAATTATTCGTAAGTTTGGAGCCGGGGCCTCTCCTAGATACCATTGATAAATTGTTTGAGGGAGTGGTCAAAGGAATTAGAGCTCAACCATTCAATGTTCCTGGATCTGCTTATCACCATGCTCTTCAG TGCAGGAGGAAGCTTGAGGCGATTTTCAGGGTGGAGCTAGAGAAGAAAAAATTCCGAAAAGAAGCAGTGACGACTGATCTGATGGATGGGCTTATGCAAATCACGGATGATGAGGGTGATAAATTAAGTGACAAAGAGGTTATAGATAACATTGTGAGCCTTGTTATTGCTGGATATGCATCCACTGCCCTTTCAGCAATGTGGGCTATCTTCTATCTTGCCAAATACCCCAATGTTTTTAAAAAGCTTCGg GAGGAGAATATGATTGTAAGTCAGAACAAGAACGGGGAATTCATTACAAGTGACGATGTTTCGAAAATGAAATACACGAACAAGGTGGTAGAAGAAATTATAAGACTGGCAAACATTGCAGCGTTTGTTTTCCGGTCAGTTACCAAGGAAATCGAGTATAAAG GCTACATAATACCAAAGAATTGGAATATGCTTGTTTGGGTTCGTTATCTCCATACAAATTCAGAGCACTTTGATGATCCTATGTGCTTTAAACCAGATAGATGGAAT AATCCGGCTAAACCTGGAACATACCAAGTTTTCGGAGGTGGATCAAGAATATGTGCAGGAAATATGCTTGTTAGACTACAACTCGCAATTCTCTTACATCATTTGTCTGTTGGATACAA GTGGAAATTACTCAATCCCAATGCCTCTATGAATTATCTGCCACATCCAAGACCGGTTGATAATGTCGAGGTCACATTCAGCAAAATTTAG
- the LOC133706969 gene encoding protein NRT1/ PTR FAMILY 2.10-like, with product MYDMQPNTETEGEKDITTRNMEKSEKAAVTNSDEPEVKYSGIKAMPFVIGNETFEKLGTLGTSSNLLVYFTTVFNMKSITATTVVNVFNGTTNFATLLGAFLCDTYFGRYNTLGFACVASFLGMLVLTLTAAIAKLHPPHCGQSGPCSGPTSWQMAFLLSGLGLLVVGAGGIRPCNLAFGADQFNPNSESGKRGMSSFFNWYYFTFTFAMMVSLTIIVYVQSNVSWAWGLAIPAFLMFLSCAMFFLGSKIYVKVKPDGSPLTSAVRVLVAAAKKRRLKSPEQPWLSLYNHIPTSSINSKIPYTDQLRVLDKAAIITEEDTFNSDGSVANPWKLCTMQEVEQVKCLVRVIPIWFSSLIFYIAIVQQQTSVVFQALQSNRRLSGTRFDIPAATYAVFTMLSLTLWIPLYDRVILPKLRKITGIEGGITLLQKMAFGMMLAILTMLVSALVEVKRKSLALSSPMGMDTRTGAISSMSAFWLIPQLTLIGLAEAFTVIAQVEFYYKQFPENMRSIGGSFLFVGFAGSNYLNGLLVSIVHHTTSRNGSMGDWLPEDLNKGKLDYFYYLVAGLQFINLVYFVLVARWFKYKGSVGTVASEVGLENMQSEDHLV from the exons ATGTATGATATGCAGCCCAACACAGAAACTGAGGGAGAGAAAGACATCACTACCAGaaacatggagaagagtgaGAAGGCTGCAGTTACAAACTCAGACGAGCCTGAAGTTAAGTACAGTGGGATCAAAGCCATGCCCTTTGTTATAG GGAATGAGACCTTTGAGAAGCTAGGAACCCTGGGAACCTCATCCAACCTGTTGGTCTATTTCACCACAGTCTTCAACATGAAAAGCATCACAGCTACCACTGTTGTCAATGTCTTCAATGGCACCACCAACTTTGCTACCTTGCTAGGAGCCTTCCTCTGTGATACCTATTTCGGCCGTTACAACACCTTGGGATTTGCTTGTGTTGCTTCTTTTCTG GGAATGCTGGTGCTAACTCTAACAGCTGCAATTGCAAAGCTACATCCTCCACACTGTGGGCAAAGTGGGCCATGCAGTGGCCCAACATCATGGCAAATGGCATTTCTGTTGAGTGGGCTTGGACTACTAGTTGTTGGAGCTGGTGGGATTAGACCCTGCAATTTAGCCTTTGGTGCAGACCAGTTTAATCCCAATAGTGAATCAGGGAAGAGGGGTATGAGTAGCTTCTTCAATTGGTACTACTTCACCTTCACTTTTGCCATGATGGTCTCTTTGACAATCATTGTCTATGTGCAATCTAATGTGAGCTGGGCATGGGGGTTGGCAATTCCCGCATTTCTCATGTTCTTGTCATGTGCAATGTTCTTTTTGGGTTCGAAAATCTATGTGAAAGTGAAACCAGATGGTAGTCCATTGACAAGTGCAGTGAGGGTTTTAGTCGCTGCGGCCAAGAAGAGGCGATTGAAGTCACCGGAGCAACCGTGGTTGTCACTTTACAATCATATACCAACCAGTTCTATCAACTCCAAGATTCCCTACACTGATCAACTCAG AGTCCTGGACAAAGCTGCAATCATCACCGAAGAAGACACATTCAACTCAGACGGATCAGTAGCAAACCCTTGGAAACTCTGCACAATGCAAGAAGTAGAACAAGTGAAATGCCTTGTTAGAGTGATCCCCATATGGTTCTCATCCCTCATATTCTACATTGCCATTGTCCAACAGCAAACCTCTGTAGTCTTCCAAGCACTTCAATCCAATAGGCGCCTCAGCGGCACCAGGTTCGATATCCCTGCCGCGACTTACGCAGTCTTCACAATGCTGAGCCTCACACTCTGGATCCCCCTCTACGACAGAGTCATCCTCCCGAAACTGCGAAAAATTACAGGAATAGAAGGCGGTATCACCCTGCTTCAAAAGATGGCTTTTGGGATGATGCTTGCCATATTAACAATGCTGGTCTCTGCTTTAGTTGAAGTGAAGAGAAAAAGTTTGGCCCTGTCTAGTCCCATGGGAATGGACACAAGAACAGGTGCAATTTCTTCCATGTCTGCCTTTTGGCTCATACCACAGTTGACCCTAATAGGGCTCGCTGAGGCATTTACCGTCATAGCCCAAGTGGAGTTCTACTACAAACAATTCCCAGAAAACATGAGAAGTATTGGTGGTTCTTTTCTGTTTGTGGGGTTTGCAGGGTCGAATTACTTGAATGGTTTATTGGTGTCGATAGTCCACCATACGACTAGTCGTAATGGGTCTATGGGGGACTGGCTGCCTGAGGATCTTAACAAGGGGAAATTGGATTACTTTTACTACTTGGTTGCTGGATTGCAGTTCATAAATTTGGTTTATTTTGTGCTAGTTGCTAGGTGGTTTAAGTACAAAGGAAGTGTTGGCACTGTTGCCTCTGAAGTTGGGTTGGAAAATATGCAATCTGAGGACCATCTTGTTTGA
- the LOC133743962 gene encoding protein NRT1/ PTR FAMILY 2.11-like encodes MENSERETMVEVKKNEDQCSIAEEKVIYRGWKAMPFVIGNETFEKLGAIGTLSNLLVYLTTVFNMSSVTAATIINIFNGTTNFSTLIGAFVSDTYCGRFKTIACASIASFMGLVLIDFTAIFKDLHPPPCKTQDRNACKGPTGGQMAFLAAGLGLLIVGAAGIRPCNFAFGADQFNPKTEAGKKGVNSFFNWYFFTFTVAQMLSLTIIVYVQSNVSWSLGFGIPAILMLMSCALFFMGSKLYVKVKASGSPMTSVAQVIVVAFKKRKLKPLEQPWLSLFVYMPPNSMNAKLPYSHQFRCLDKAAIVTPEDEKNPDGSTANPWRLCSMQQVEELKCLVRVLPIWAAALVYYVVIVQQHTYATFQALQFDRRVGKFEIPAASYYVFLMLAMTIWIPIYDRLVVPFLQRRTGIEGGITVLQRIGAGIFLSIVSMIVSAIVEERRRSIALTDPIPGIRTRGDISSMSGFWLVPQLALAGLAEAFTAIGQVEFYYKQFPENMRSIAGSLFFCGMAGSSYLSGFLIAIVHRTTEGAATGNWLPEDLNKGRLDYFYYMIAALGVVNFGYFLFIASWYQYKGTGIDTTTLEVEVAEKVV; translated from the exons ATGGAGAACAGTGAAAGAGAAACCATGGTGGAGGTGAAGAAGAATGAGGATCAGTGTTCTATAGCtgaagagaaagtaatctacaGAGGATGGAAAGCCATGCCATTTGTCATAG GAAATGAAACCTTTGAGAAGCTAGGAGCCATCGGCACCTTGTCCAACCTCTTGGTTTATCTCACTACTGTGTTCAATATGAGCAGCGTTACAGCTGCAACTATCATCAATATCTTCAATGGCACCACCAATTTTTCTACTTTGATCGGAGCTTTCGTCTCCGACACTTACTGCGGTCGTTTCAAGACCATCGCCTGTGCTTCAATAGCTTCCTTTATG GGACTGGTCTTGATAGACTTCACTGCAATATTCAAGGACCTCCATCCTCCCCCTTGCAAAACACAAGACCGCAACGCGTGCAAAGGCCCAACAGGTGGCCAAATGGCATTTTTGGCAGCCGGTCTCGGACTACTAATAGTAGGAGCAGCTGGGATCAGACCATGTAACTTTGCATTTGGAGCAGACCAGTTCAACCCCAAAACCGAAGCTGGAAAAAAAGGAGTCAACAGCTTCTTCAATTGGTACTTCTTCACCTTCACTGTTGCACAGATGCTGTCCTTGACAATCATTGTGTATGTTCAGTCAAATGTGAGCTGGTCTCTGGGTTTTGGCATTCCAGCCATTCTGATGTTGATGTCATGTGCACTCTTCTTCATGGGTTCAAAATTGTATGTGAAAGTGAAAGCCAGTGGTAGTCCAATGACAAGTGTGGCACAGGTCATAGTGGTTGCTTTTAAGAAAAGGAAACTGAAGCCACTAGAGCAACCATGGCTCTCCCTCTTTGTTTATATGCCTCCCAATTCGATGAACGCCAAGCTTCCTTACTCACATCAATTCAG ATGCCTTGACAAAGCAGCAATCGTGACCCCAGAAGATGAAAAAAACCCAGATGGATCAACAGCCAATCCATGGAGACTTTGCAGTATGCAGCAAGTGGAAGAACTGAAATGTCTGGTGAGAGTTTTACCAATATGGGCTGCAGCCCTTGTGTACTATGTTGTTATAGTCCAACAACACACCTATGCAACCTTCCAAGCTCTTCAATTTGATAGAAGAGTTGGAAAGTTCGAGATCCCAGCTGCATCCTACTATGTCTTCTTGATGCTGGCCATGACCATTTGGATCCCCATCTATGACCGACTTGTAGTCCCATTTCTCCAAAGACGCACAGGAATAGAAGGAGGCATCACAGTGCTGCAAAGAATTGGAGCTGGCATATTTCTCTCCATTGTCTCCATGATAGTCTCTGCAATCGTAGAAGAGCGTCGAAGGTCTATAGCTCTAACCGACCCAATCCCAGGAATCAGAACAAGGGGTGACATTTCTTCCATGTCAGGCTTCTGGTTAGTCCCTCAGCTCGCATTGGCTGGACTCGCAGAAGCATTCACTGCCATTGGTCAAGTTGAGTTCTACTACAAGCAGTTCCCTGAAAACATGAGAAGCATTGCAGGGTCTCTCTTCTTTTGTGGAATGGCGGGTTCAAGTTACTTGAGTGGTTTCTTGATTGCAATAGTTCACAGAACCACAGAGGGGGCTGCAACTGGAAATTGGCTGCCGGAAGATCTCAACAAGGGGAGACTTGATTACTTCTACTACATGATTGCTGCTCTTGGAGTCGTTAATTTCGGATACTTTTTGTTCATTGCAAGTTGGTATCAGTATAAAGGTACTGGGATCGATACTACTACTCTTGAAGTCGAAGTTGCTGAGAAAGTTGTCTAA